The following proteins are co-located in the Polystyrenella longa genome:
- a CDS encoding DUF1592 domain-containing protein, which produces MMTTKNILSIFVGSLLLVPVQVWAQSSETPPVVKHVIQETCVDCHNSDYAEGGLDLSALTYDLSDRQRRQQWVRIHDRINQGEMPPDSDDLPAEQRNSLVQALSVTLLEADAKEVAETGRGPMRRLNRDEYQQNLRDLLSLPSLDIRDMVPEDREAFHFNKTAETLDITRVQLTAYLNATEAALMHALASGVVPPEQISFRAVGRSLFSVKATFGNREAMFFARDGKALDNKQVDETPNDENIELALFRSAHWPYYGYPAGFVAKRSGEYRVRFSARSVLQLPGYELKPATTPIPMTFRARKPSGADVSGDVRATGGLIDIQPEQASYETTVHLKEQETFEYSLLGLPVPLARNVNGGPPTYRYPPFPEGGQPGVAFQWLEIEGPLSPEEWPPKSHRVLFDELPIETSDPASHLPVQVISEQPEQDAKRLLQRFINRASREPVSEEVVSRYEGLVHQRIQEGATFTEAMLAAYKAFLCSGHILFLQEPAGADDTYAVASRLSHFLTNSRPDAQLRELAREVRLTDPEVLRAETDRLIEGKYFNRFVNNFTDYWLNLRHVNRDEPDVRLHPEYRFDSYLIESMEREPRQFFSAMIRENLSVSFLIDSDYIYANDRLASHYGLEPISGSALQQVSLPAESPYGGLLTQAAIMKVTSNGTSTSPVIRGAWIMDRLMGQPPPPPPASVPAVEPDIRGAKTIRELLALHTESESCAKCHARFDPVGLALENFDILGSWRTQYRGLEEGESVSGIDRAGHDFKYTLATSVDASGKLLDGREFQDIFALKQLLLKETRGLARNLLQQFVVYATGTPVRFSDRVEIERILDANAAENYPVRNLIHGLVQSRIFLGSAPVEVNQDE; this is translated from the coding sequence ATGATGACGACGAAAAATATTCTCAGCATCTTCGTCGGGTCTCTTCTGCTGGTACCAGTACAGGTTTGGGCCCAGTCGTCCGAGACTCCTCCGGTTGTAAAACACGTCATTCAGGAAACGTGTGTGGATTGCCATAACTCCGATTATGCGGAGGGTGGACTTGATCTCTCTGCGCTGACGTATGATCTGAGTGACCGACAACGACGCCAGCAGTGGGTTCGCATTCATGATCGGATCAACCAGGGCGAGATGCCTCCCGACAGCGATGACTTGCCCGCCGAGCAGCGAAATTCACTCGTGCAGGCACTGTCTGTCACCCTGCTTGAAGCGGATGCCAAAGAAGTGGCAGAAACCGGACGTGGACCGATGCGGCGACTGAACCGCGATGAATATCAGCAAAATCTGCGTGATTTACTCTCACTCCCTTCGCTCGATATACGCGACATGGTTCCGGAAGATCGGGAGGCATTTCATTTCAACAAGACTGCGGAAACACTCGACATCACTCGAGTACAACTGACGGCCTATCTGAATGCTACCGAAGCGGCGCTGATGCATGCTCTCGCCAGCGGAGTTGTTCCTCCCGAGCAGATATCCTTTCGCGCCGTCGGACGAAGCTTGTTTTCAGTGAAGGCAACTTTCGGAAATCGAGAAGCGATGTTTTTTGCCCGCGACGGGAAAGCACTCGATAATAAACAAGTCGATGAAACACCCAACGACGAGAACATTGAACTCGCCCTGTTTCGATCCGCTCACTGGCCTTATTACGGTTACCCGGCAGGATTTGTCGCAAAGCGATCAGGCGAATATCGAGTTCGATTTTCGGCCAGATCGGTTCTACAGTTACCAGGATATGAGTTAAAGCCTGCAACCACTCCCATCCCCATGACCTTTCGAGCGAGAAAACCATCCGGGGCCGATGTTTCCGGCGATGTCCGAGCGACGGGCGGTTTGATCGACATTCAGCCGGAGCAAGCAAGCTATGAAACGACTGTCCACCTGAAAGAACAGGAGACTTTTGAATACAGTCTGTTGGGATTACCCGTTCCTCTCGCGCGGAATGTGAATGGTGGACCACCGACTTATCGATATCCTCCTTTTCCTGAAGGGGGCCAGCCGGGTGTGGCATTTCAATGGCTCGAAATCGAAGGTCCCCTTTCTCCGGAAGAATGGCCCCCGAAATCCCATCGTGTTCTGTTCGACGAACTCCCGATTGAAACTTCCGATCCGGCAAGTCACTTACCGGTACAAGTGATATCAGAACAACCAGAGCAAGACGCGAAACGCCTACTCCAGCGATTCATCAACCGAGCTTCTCGAGAGCCAGTATCGGAGGAAGTTGTTTCTCGCTACGAGGGACTGGTCCATCAACGAATTCAAGAAGGAGCCACGTTCACCGAGGCGATGCTGGCCGCCTACAAGGCGTTCCTCTGTTCCGGACATATACTCTTCCTGCAGGAACCCGCAGGCGCAGACGACACCTATGCTGTTGCCTCCCGGTTATCTCACTTTCTGACCAACAGTCGACCCGATGCCCAACTGCGAGAGTTGGCCCGTGAAGTAAGACTTACTGACCCGGAAGTATTGCGGGCGGAAACCGATCGGTTAATTGAGGGCAAGTATTTTAATCGATTCGTCAACAACTTCACGGACTACTGGCTGAACCTGCGGCACGTCAACCGGGATGAACCCGACGTGCGACTTCATCCTGAATACCGATTCGATTCCTATTTAATCGAATCGATGGAACGCGAACCACGACAGTTCTTCTCGGCAATGATTCGCGAGAACCTGTCCGTTAGTTTCCTGATCGACTCGGATTACATCTACGCCAACGACCGCCTGGCAAGTCATTACGGATTGGAACCGATTTCGGGTTCGGCACTGCAACAGGTATCGTTACCGGCCGAAAGCCCTTACGGTGGTCTATTGACACAGGCGGCAATTATGAAGGTCACGTCCAATGGCACATCTACGTCTCCCGTTATTCGCGGCGCCTGGATTATGGATCGCTTGATGGGGCAACCCCCTCCTCCTCCGCCAGCGAGTGTCCCCGCCGTTGAACCCGACATTCGCGGTGCAAAGACGATTCGAGAACTACTCGCGCTGCATACGGAATCGGAGTCGTGTGCCAAATGTCATGCTCGGTTTGACCCTGTCGGGCTGGCACTAGAAAACTTTGATATCCTCGGAAGCTGGAGAACCCAGTACCGCGGATTAGAAGAAGGAGAGTCCGTTTCAGGAATTGATCGCGCCGGTCATGATTTCAAATATACGTTGGCGACGTCGGTTGATGCCTCCGGGAAATTGTTGGACGGTCGCGAGTTCCAGGACATCTTCGCATTAAAGCAACTACTCTTAAAAGAGACTCGCGGCTTGGCAAGGAATCTGTTGCAACAGTTTGTGGTATACGCGACGGGCACACCGGTCCGTTTTTCGGATCGAGTGGAAATTGAACGCATTCTCGATGCGAATGCGGCAGAGAATTATCCTGTGCGTAACTTAATTCACGGCTTGGTTCAAAGCCGCATTTTTCTGGGGTCTGCCCCGGTCGAGGTCAACCAGGATGAATAA
- a CDS encoding DUF1552 domain-containing protein: MNKLNRRRFLKGLGVTVSLPWLESIASRSVRGEEPVEPPQRMLMISNNLGILSTPFFPENTGKDYQLSPYLNELADFRNDFSVISGLSHPDVAGGHSTENCFLTAARGPTRSGFRNSISLDQYAAEALGPVTRFSTLNLGVNIDKANRSLSWTRDGALLPAEDRASVLFHKMFVQEEAKAIKQHLQRLEERRSILDVLMDDTRKIEIRLGQEDRARLDQYLTSIREVEMRLESEREWELRPKPVTDQPEPQDIQDQKLFFEKFDLMLSMAQLALESDCTRIVTLMVDAFATPAFQLHEGQQTSDGYHNLSHHGQAEEKLAQLEDADRQQMGLLHKLLQNLASKPQGDQRLLDYTSVLYGSNMGDANTHDNTNLPILLAGGDYQHGQHLAFRHDENAPLCNLFVSMLQKLGIETDEFGSSTGTLSGV; encoded by the coding sequence ATGAATAAGTTAAACCGCCGCCGTTTTCTGAAAGGGTTAGGGGTGACAGTCTCGTTACCCTGGTTGGAATCGATCGCGTCTCGCTCCGTAAGAGGAGAAGAGCCGGTTGAACCTCCACAGCGAATGTTGATGATCTCAAACAATCTGGGGATTCTATCCACTCCTTTCTTCCCTGAAAATACAGGCAAGGATTATCAACTCTCCCCCTACCTGAACGAGCTCGCCGATTTTCGTAATGACTTCAGCGTGATCAGTGGCCTTTCGCATCCGGATGTTGCTGGAGGGCACAGCACCGAGAATTGTTTCCTGACGGCCGCCAGGGGACCGACCCGCAGTGGTTTTCGAAACAGTATTTCTCTGGACCAATATGCGGCCGAAGCACTGGGCCCCGTCACCCGGTTTTCGACATTGAACCTGGGCGTCAATATCGACAAAGCAAATCGTAGCCTCTCATGGACGCGAGATGGGGCATTACTACCGGCAGAAGATCGTGCGTCGGTGCTTTTTCACAAAATGTTTGTGCAAGAGGAGGCCAAGGCGATCAAGCAACATCTGCAACGACTCGAAGAACGCCGCAGTATTCTTGATGTCTTGATGGACGACACGCGGAAAATCGAAATCCGACTTGGACAGGAAGATCGTGCTCGGCTCGATCAATACCTGACATCAATTCGTGAAGTGGAAATGCGATTGGAATCAGAACGTGAATGGGAGTTGCGACCGAAGCCAGTAACCGATCAGCCGGAACCTCAAGACATTCAAGATCAGAAGTTGTTCTTTGAAAAGTTTGACCTGATGCTTTCCATGGCGCAACTCGCTTTGGAATCGGACTGCACGCGGATCGTCACCTTGATGGTGGATGCATTCGCTACACCCGCGTTTCAACTTCATGAGGGACAGCAAACTAGTGACGGTTACCACAACTTGAGTCACCATGGGCAAGCGGAAGAAAAGCTGGCTCAGCTTGAAGATGCCGACCGACAGCAGATGGGCTTGCTTCATAAACTGTTACAAAATCTGGCGAGCAAACCCCAAGGCGATCAACGACTTCTCGATTACACGTCTGTACTGTACGGAAGTAATATGGGGGACGCAAATACGCACGACAATACCAACCTGCCGATTCTATTGGCCGGTGGTGATTATCAACATGGTCAACATCTCGCATTTCGTCACGACGAAAATGCGCCGCTTTGTAATCTGTTTGTTTCGATGCTGCAAAAACTAGGTATCGAGACTGATGAATTTGGTTCCAGCACCGGGACCTTATCCGGCGTATAG
- a CDS encoding PP2C family protein-serine/threonine phosphatase, giving the protein MRYWRLICSTQRSISLHLLFTVNLVLGVLLCGLLTLQYERDMRHAVSEKRASLKDEAIAVHAAISHLTDEHNIVAVQNYIDTVTREMRSAWSPHHHITIDMKNVKLTGSSEQCDKCIRSLPVNSECPAPSELGTDEYISGKHAENGVAVKVEETIDNIRESARQEVILRTVVLGGLGLFTALMVNGILLRIVGNPIKRLLHTVQQISDGKFGVEAPTFDTWEMQQLAAGINSMSQKLADNSRQQQLQMLKARQIQRHLLPNGVDIPGLQSACIFEPAEDVAGDYFDFLPLPDGRWLICLADVMGHGVPAAMGAALLKALLVAESEKSSFDLLSAMTRINRRFETSILPGTFASMFLASWNPSTGELAYANAGHEPTVLMRATGETEMLESTGTLLGIDASMSWDAHKVRLTESDRLLMFSDGAKEVHDARGKIFGMKRLSRILADNAKQDTDLAIEGIFQEIESHRGQAPRLDDLTLVLLACTIPLKPLRPTLKEQTHSN; this is encoded by the coding sequence ATGCGTTACTGGCGTCTTATTTGCAGTACACAACGATCCATCAGCCTGCACCTGCTGTTTACAGTCAACTTGGTGTTGGGAGTGCTGCTGTGTGGATTGTTAACACTTCAATATGAACGAGATATGCGGCACGCAGTTAGTGAAAAACGCGCCAGCCTGAAAGACGAAGCGATCGCTGTACACGCCGCCATATCCCACTTGACCGACGAACACAACATTGTAGCCGTGCAGAACTATATCGATACGGTTACCCGTGAAATGCGAAGTGCCTGGTCGCCTCATCACCACATTACGATTGATATGAAAAATGTAAAACTTACAGGATCATCAGAACAATGTGACAAATGCATCCGCAGTCTTCCGGTTAATTCGGAGTGTCCTGCCCCTTCGGAACTGGGAACCGACGAATATATCTCTGGAAAACATGCGGAAAATGGCGTCGCGGTCAAAGTGGAAGAAACTATCGACAACATTCGAGAATCCGCACGGCAGGAAGTCATTCTACGAACAGTTGTTCTCGGTGGGCTCGGGCTGTTTACCGCACTGATGGTGAACGGAATTCTGTTGCGAATCGTGGGGAATCCCATCAAGCGACTACTGCACACGGTACAACAGATTTCCGATGGAAAATTCGGTGTGGAGGCTCCCACCTTCGACACCTGGGAGATGCAGCAGTTAGCGGCCGGAATCAATTCCATGAGCCAGAAACTGGCGGACAATTCCCGCCAACAGCAATTGCAGATGCTCAAAGCGAGGCAAATACAAAGGCACCTTCTCCCCAACGGAGTTGATATTCCAGGTCTACAGTCCGCCTGCATTTTTGAACCAGCCGAAGATGTAGCCGGAGACTATTTCGATTTCCTCCCTCTCCCCGACGGGCGCTGGCTGATCTGCCTGGCCGATGTGATGGGGCATGGCGTTCCCGCGGCAATGGGAGCCGCCCTGCTGAAAGCATTGCTAGTGGCGGAATCCGAGAAAAGCTCGTTCGATTTATTGAGTGCGATGACACGAATCAACCGCCGGTTTGAAACCTCGATACTCCCGGGTACGTTCGCCTCGATGTTCCTGGCCAGCTGGAACCCGTCAACTGGCGAACTGGCCTATGCAAATGCCGGTCATGAACCGACCGTCCTGATGCGAGCGACGGGCGAAACAGAGATGCTGGAAAGTACAGGGACACTCCTTGGAATTGACGCCAGCATGAGCTGGGATGCCCACAAGGTCCGATTGACTGAGAGCGACCGACTGCTGATGTTCAGTGATGGAGCGAAAGAAGTTCATGATGCACGTGGAAAGATCTTCGGCATGAAAAGACTCTCTCGCATACTGGCCGACAATGCCAAACAGGATACCGATCTAGCAATCGAGGGAATCTTTCAGGAGATCGAATCTCATCGTGGTCAAGCTCCTCGGTTGGACGACCTCACGCTTGTTTTGCTGGCGTGTACGATACCATTAAAACCGCTCCGCCCTACGTTGAAGGAGCAGACTCATTCCAATTAG